A portion of the Lolium rigidum isolate FL_2022 chromosome 1, APGP_CSIRO_Lrig_0.1, whole genome shotgun sequence genome contains these proteins:
- the LOC124704714 gene encoding cytochrome P450 704C1-like, whose translation MAPQLSSLAASAGMFLVLVFTIALLAVTLYIVCIFTSFAVFCIREFAQRAQDRPPLIGTVFRQLNNFDRIFDEHVKYALLHPTIRLVYPGHSEILTADPVVIEHVLKTNFSNYSKGAFNIQIVKDLFGNGIFATDGEKWRHQRKLASHEFSTKVLRDFSSDVFRLNATKLLEKISSAAANRTSINMQDLLMRTTMDSIFEVGFGFELNALSGSDESSIEFSKAFDEANSLVYYRYVDMFWKLKRHLNIGSEAKLKKSIKIIDNFVIQLIHQKKEKMKNGSDHRIKGDILSRFILESEKDPETMNDRYLRDIVLSFLIAGKDTTGNTLSWFFYMLCKNPVVQDKIKFEIRESVDCIQEDNMEMFTARLKQGAIDKMHYLHAAITETLRLYPGVPVDGKMADEDDVLPNGYRVIKGDGMNYMIYAMGRMKYLWGEDAEEFRPERWLANGVFQQESPYKFVAFNAGPRICLGKEFAYRQMKVVAATLLNFFRFKLEDESKGPIYKPMFTLHMDKGLHLFVYPSKIPA comes from the exons ATGGCTCCTCAGCTCTCCTCCCTCGCTGCTTCTGCAGGGATGTTCTTAGTTTTGGTTTTCACCATAGCTCTGCTAGCGGTCACCCTCTACATCGTCTGCATTTTCACGTCCTTCGCCGTCTTCTGCATCAGAGAGTTCGCCCAAAGAGCCCAGGACAGGCCACCACTCATTGGGACCGTGTTCCGCCAGCTCAACAATTTTGATAGGATCTTCGACGAGCATGTGAAGTATGCACTCCTGCACCCCACCATCAGGCTGGTCTATCCTGGGCACAGTGAGATTTTAACCGCTGACCCAGTCGTCATTGAGCATGTCCTCAAGACAAACTTCAGTAACTACAGCAAG GGGGCCTTCAACATTCAAATCGTGAAGGATCTCTTTGGGAATGGAATTTTTGCAACAGATGGGGAGAAGTGGCGACACCAGAGGAAGCTAGCAAGCCACGAGTTCTCAACCAAAGTGCTACGTGATTTCAGCAGTGATGTTTTCAGACTGAATGCTACAAAACTGTTAGAAAAGATCTCATCTGCAGCTGCTAACAGAACAAGCATAAACATGCAG GACCTTTTGATGAGAACAACTATGGATTCAATCTTTGAAGTGGGATTCGGGTTTGAGCTTAACGCACTATCTGGATCAGATGAATCTAGCATTGAATTCAGCAAGGCCTTTGATGAGGCAAATTCTCTTGTTTACTATCGGTATGTTGATATGTTCTGGAAACTAAAAAGGCATCTTAATATCGGGTCAGAAGCAAAACTCAAGAAGAGCATAAAGATAATTGACAACTTTGTGATACAGTTGATCCatcaaaagaaagagaaaatgaAGAATGGAAGTGATCAT AGAATCAAAGGGGACATACTATCAAGATTCATACTGGAAAGCGAGAAGGACCCTGAGACGATGAATGATCGTTACCTGCGTGACATAGTCCTCAGTTTCCTGATTGCTGGGAAAGATACCACAGGAAATACCCTTTCATGGTTCTTCTACATGCTCTGTAAGAACCCAGTAGTGCAGGACAAGATTAAATTTGAAATCAGAGAATCTGTTGACTGCATACAAGAGGATAACATGGAAATGTTCACTGCAAGATTGAAACAAGGTGCTATTGACAAAATGCACTACCTCCATGCTGCGATTACTGAGACTCTCCGGCTGTATCCTGGAGTTCCAGTG GATGGTAAGATGGCAGATGAAGATGATGTACTACCTAACGGATATAGAGTGATAAAAGGAGATGGAATGAACTACATGATTTATGCCATGGGGAGGATGAAATACCTTTGGGGTGAGGATGCAGAAGAATTCAGGCCAGAAAGATGGCTAGCGAATGGGGTCTTCCAGCAAGAGAGCCCTTACAAGTTCGTAGCTTTCAAT GCGGGGCCTCGTATCTGCCTGGGGAAAGAATTTGCATACAGACAGATGAAAGTCGTGGCTGCTACCCTGCTAAATTTCTTCAGGTTCAAACTGGAAGATGAATCCAAGGGTCCAATATACAAGCCAATGTTTACCCTCCACATGGACAAAGGCCTTCATCTATTTGTGTACCCAAGTAAAATTCCAGCTTAA